In Deltaproteobacteria bacterium, a single window of DNA contains:
- the folD gene encoding bifunctional methylenetetrahydrofolate dehydrogenase/methenyltetrahydrofolate cyclohydrolase FolD: MSAKLIKGTEIREQILEEITAEVKEIKEKHGKVPGLVTILVGENPASISYVTLKIKTAHRVGFKEVQDSQPVDISEADLLALIDKYNNDDSINGILVQLPLPKHIDEKKVLNAIDPDKDVDGFHPVNVGRLMIGGDEVKFPPCTPAGIQEMIVRAGVETSGAEVVVVGRSNIVGKPIANMMLQKGPGANSTVTVVHTRTQDLAFHCKRADILIVAAGVPDLVKPEWIKPGACVIDVGVNRVGEKPSKKDPGKMVAVLKGDVDFDAAKEIAGSITPVPGGVGPMTITMLMKNTLKSLKFQLGIQ, from the coding sequence ATGTCGGCAAAATTGATAAAAGGGACGGAGATTCGCGAACAGATTCTCGAAGAGATTACGGCCGAAGTAAAGGAGATCAAGGAGAAACACGGCAAGGTTCCCGGTCTGGTGACCATTCTGGTCGGGGAGAACCCGGCATCGATCTCCTACGTGACCCTGAAAATAAAGACGGCGCACCGGGTCGGGTTCAAGGAAGTTCAGGACAGTCAGCCGGTGGACATTTCCGAAGCGGACCTCTTGGCGCTCATCGACAAATACAACAACGATGATTCCATCAACGGCATCCTGGTGCAGTTGCCCCTTCCCAAGCATATCGACGAAAAAAAAGTGTTGAACGCCATCGACCCGGACAAGGATGTGGACGGTTTTCACCCGGTGAACGTGGGCCGTTTGATGATCGGGGGCGACGAGGTAAAATTTCCCCCGTGTACGCCTGCGGGCATCCAGGAGATGATCGTAAGGGCCGGTGTTGAAACCAGCGGTGCGGAAGTGGTCGTGGTGGGAAGGTCGAACATCGTCGGTAAGCCCATCGCCAACATGATGCTGCAGAAAGGACCGGGCGCCAATTCCACCGTGACCGTTGTTCACACCCGCACGCAGGATCTGGCTTTCCACTGTAAACGGGCGGACATTCTGATCGTCGCCGCCGGTGTGCCCGACCTGGTGAAACCCGAGTGGATCAAACCCGGGGCTTGTGTTATCGACGTGGGCGTCAACCGTGTCGGAGAAAAACCGAGCAAAAAAGATCCCGGTAAAATGGTGGCGGTTTTGAAGGGGGACGTCGACTTCGACGCAGCCAAGGAGATCGCCGGTTCCATCACACCGGTACCGGGTGGCGTCGGCCCCATGACCATCACCATGCTAATGAAAAACACCTTGAAATCACTAAAATTTCAACTTGGAATCCAATAG